Proteins co-encoded in one uncultured Flavobacterium sp. genomic window:
- a CDS encoding SDR family oxidoreductase, whose protein sequence is MKNLKNKVALITGSARGLGKAIAERYAALGADIVINYSRDKASADEVLSNVLAMGVKAIAIKADVSKVTDLEYLFGEAKKAFGKINIVVANAGIEMVEVPVTEFTEEQFDKVFSINTKGTYFTLQQAAKHVENNGRIIYIASSTTSFPVPGMAVYGGSKITPRYLVDILSKEIGHKGITVNSIIPFAVDHSGIFAEADSYPELRKQLLDSCPMQRLAEVEDVANVAEFFASDLSSFVNGQHLLVNGGATN, encoded by the coding sequence ATGAAAAATTTAAAAAATAAAGTAGCCCTTATTACCGGATCAGCAAGAGGATTAGGAAAAGCAATCGCAGAACGTTATGCAGCTTTAGGAGCAGATATCGTTATTAATTATTCAAGAGATAAAGCTTCTGCCGATGAAGTTTTGAGCAATGTTCTGGCGATGGGCGTGAAAGCAATTGCGATAAAAGCTGACGTAAGCAAAGTAACTGATTTAGAATATTTATTTGGCGAAGCCAAAAAAGCATTCGGAAAAATAAATATTGTCGTGGCAAATGCCGGAATCGAAATGGTAGAAGTTCCCGTAACCGAGTTCACCGAAGAACAATTTGATAAAGTATTTTCGATCAATACCAAAGGGACTTATTTTACTTTGCAACAAGCCGCAAAACATGTTGAAAATAACGGTAGAATTATCTACATCGCATCAAGTACAACCTCTTTCCCGGTTCCAGGAATGGCCGTTTATGGCGGAAGTAAAATTACTCCAAGATATTTGGTAGATATTTTATCTAAAGAAATTGGTCATAAAGGAATTACAGTAAATTCAATTATTCCGTTTGCAGTAGATCATTCCGGGATTTTTGCTGAAGCAGATAGTTATCCTGAATTAAGAAAACAATTGTTAGACAGTTGTCCAATGCAGCGTTTGGCTGAGGTTGAAGATGTTGCTAATGTAGCCGAATTTTTTGCCAGCGATTTATCTTCTTTCGTTAACGGTCAACATTTATTAGTAAATGGTGGAGCAACAAACTAA
- a CDS encoding SDR family oxidoreductase codes for METLNGKVVLVTGASRGIGATIASQISEAGAKVIINYSGGKDAADKVVAQIIAKDGEAIAVQADVSKTAEVKNLFDAAIAHFGKIDVLVNNAGIMITKLIKDTTDEDFTRQFDINVKGTFNTMREAATRLENNGSIINFSTSVNRIMLPSYATYVATKAAVEQLTRVFSKEIGRKGINVNSVSPGPTNTELFTNGKPQEVIDRLASLSAFNRLGEPDDIAKIVVFLASDNAKWITAQNIGVNGGMA; via the coding sequence ATGGAAACTTTAAACGGAAAAGTAGTATTAGTTACGGGAGCATCAAGAGGAATTGGAGCTACAATTGCCAGCCAAATTTCAGAGGCCGGAGCCAAAGTAATTATCAATTATTCAGGCGGTAAAGATGCTGCTGATAAAGTGGTAGCCCAAATTATTGCAAAAGATGGAGAAGCAATTGCAGTTCAGGCTGATGTAAGCAAAACAGCTGAGGTTAAAAACTTATTTGATGCTGCAATTGCACATTTTGGTAAAATCGATGTATTGGTAAACAATGCTGGAATCATGATTACCAAACTAATCAAAGACACTACTGATGAAGATTTTACAAGACAATTTGATATTAACGTAAAAGGAACTTTCAACACGATGCGTGAAGCCGCAACTCGTCTGGAAAACAACGGAAGTATCATTAATTTCTCAACTTCAGTAAATAGAATCATGTTGCCTTCTTATGCAACTTATGTAGCCACCAAAGCTGCTGTAGAACAATTAACCAGAGTGTTTTCTAAAGAAATAGGAAGAAAAGGAATCAATGTAAATTCTGTTTCTCCAGGACCAACAAATACGGAGTTATTTACCAACGGAAAACCTCAGGAAGTAATCGATCGTTTAGCTTCACTTTCTGCCTTTAATCGTTTGGGAGAGCCGGATGATATTGCAAAAATAGTAGTGTTTTTGGCAAGCGATAATGCCAAATGGATTACAGCACAAAACATTGGTGTAAACGGAGGAATGGCGTAA
- a CDS encoding AraC family transcriptional regulator, with translation MKEKEIISKTLYDLYHDLGLPVDLIHQDSGFTIHNLKDIPFQLPYQSPVFRPNYFSFVFVKDGSGEYTIDGSTFEIVPGSIYFTNPSNYRTFRWNTIEEVYLITFDETFLKENLHHDIFNEFSFLLTETIQPKKMEVEAFAEMERLYLQIHKEYHEDSIYKYRIIGNLFIVILLKIKEHFWTDYDPIYEGNRSSQIVKTFKQNIENHYRDLVNHKTERIFRVNDYAELQSLHPNYLSNVIKTKTGKTIITWLSEKTIAEAKSLLQNSEMSIKEIAFLLGFTESAHFSNYFKKNTQTTPANYKKEHKKG, from the coding sequence ATGAAAGAAAAAGAAATCATATCAAAAACATTGTATGATTTATACCATGATTTAGGGCTTCCGGTCGATTTAATTCATCAGGATTCGGGATTTACGATTCATAACCTGAAAGATATTCCATTTCAATTACCATATCAATCTCCGGTTTTTCGTCCAAATTATTTTTCTTTTGTCTTTGTGAAAGACGGTTCCGGAGAATATACAATCGATGGAAGCACGTTTGAAATAGTTCCCGGTTCAATCTATTTTACCAATCCAAGTAATTACAGAACTTTTAGATGGAATACGATTGAAGAAGTTTATTTAATCACTTTTGACGAAACTTTTCTAAAAGAGAATTTACACCACGATATATTCAATGAGTTCTCTTTTTTATTGACAGAAACCATTCAGCCCAAAAAAATGGAAGTTGAGGCTTTCGCCGAAATGGAACGGTTGTATCTTCAGATTCATAAAGAGTATCATGAAGATTCAATTTATAAATATAGAATCATCGGAAATCTGTTTATTGTAATTCTTCTAAAAATAAAAGAACATTTCTGGACAGATTATGATCCTATATATGAAGGAAATCGAAGTTCTCAAATTGTAAAGACCTTCAAGCAAAATATAGAGAACCATTATCGTGATTTAGTAAATCATAAAACCGAAAGAATTTTTCGTGTAAATGATTATGCAGAACTTCAAAGCCTGCATCCTAATTATTTGAGTAATGTGATTAAAACCAAAACCGGAAAAACCATCATAACCTGGTTATCCGAGAAAACAATTGCCGAAGCGAAATCATTACTTCAGAATTCGGAAATGAGTATTAAAGAAATTGCCTTTCTTTTAGGTTTTACAGAATCGGCTCATTTTAGTAATTATTTCAAAAAAAATACCCAAACAACACCAGCAAACTACAAAAAAGAGCATAAAAAAGGCTAA
- a CDS encoding MmcQ/YjbR family DNA-binding protein, with product MINIETFRKLALAYENATEEPHFEKTSFRINKKIFASFDEKNNQAVLKLNEIDQSVFSASSEMIFYPVPNKWGKQGWTIVELSKVRPEMFEDALTLSYQNVAPKKK from the coding sequence ATGATAAATATTGAAACATTTAGAAAATTAGCTTTAGCGTATGAAAATGCAACTGAAGAACCACATTTCGAGAAGACCTCTTTTAGAATCAACAAGAAAATATTCGCCAGTTTTGATGAAAAGAATAATCAGGCAGTTTTGAAATTAAATGAAATCGATCAATCTGTTTTTTCCGCTTCAAGCGAAATGATTTTTTACCCTGTTCCTAATAAATGGGGAAAACAAGGTTGGACAATAGTAGAACTTTCAAAAGTAAGACCAGAAATGTTTGAAGACGCCTTGACGCTTTCATATCAAAATGTAGCACCAAAAAAGAAGTAA
- a CDS encoding NUDIX hydrolase → MLKDILENNENYQPGLSIDCVIFGFHDNQLKVLLIKVPRSQKWSLPGGFIPIDQDIDTAAVTVLNSRTGVEGIFLRQFATFGKIKRNDLHFGKEVLEYLKIDEEKGKWLTQRFVTIGYYALVDFLKTIPKSVNKEETIEWIDHKEVPELILDHKEILDKALQTLRIELNLMPIGYNLLPEKFTIPELQKLYETILDKKLDRRNFLRKITNIGILTKLDEKKSNVAHKAPNLYTFDKDKYEEVLKNGLNQGW, encoded by the coding sequence ATGTTAAAAGACATTTTAGAAAATAATGAAAATTACCAACCTGGACTTTCAATAGATTGTGTGATTTTTGGTTTTCACGACAATCAACTTAAGGTTTTATTGATTAAAGTTCCGCGCAGTCAAAAGTGGTCTTTACCCGGCGGATTTATTCCAATTGATCAGGATATAGATACAGCAGCAGTAACGGTTTTAAACAGCAGAACAGGAGTAGAGGGAATCTTTTTGAGGCAATTTGCAACCTTCGGAAAAATAAAACGAAACGATCTGCATTTTGGGAAAGAAGTTTTAGAATATTTGAAAATCGACGAAGAAAAAGGAAAATGGCTCACGCAGCGTTTTGTAACGATTGGTTATTATGCTCTGGTCGATTTTCTTAAAACGATTCCGAAATCTGTAAATAAAGAAGAAACGATAGAATGGATTGATCATAAAGAAGTTCCTGAACTTATTCTCGATCATAAAGAAATTCTCGATAAAGCCTTACAAACGCTCAGAATCGAATTGAATTTAATGCCAATTGGTTATAATTTATTACCCGAAAAATTTACAATTCCAGAACTTCAGAAACTGTATGAAACCATTTTAGATAAAAAACTGGACAGAAGAAATTTTCTTAGAAAAATAACCAACATCGGAATCCTGACAAAACTCGACGAAAAGAAAAGTAACGTAGCACATAAAGCGCCAAATTTATATACTTTTGATAAAGATAAATACGAAGAAGTCCTTAAAAATGGTTTGAATCAAGGTTGGTAA